The sequence below is a genomic window from Methanocellales archaeon.
CCCGGCACACTCTGTTCCACACATTCAGAAGGTCTTTGGATCGTTCATACCATTCACCTCGCATATCTTCATACACTGGCTGGATATTGTCTAAATCTCCCTTGAACAGCATCTGGTGTTCAGGTAACGTTTTCTCATTAATTGTCGCAGCGTCTGGTAAAATATTTCTGTGATGGGTTAAAACCGCAAATAACAGTTCTTCTTTCACGTTATAAAATGTCGCAGCAAAAGCAGTGGATAGAATTTCATGACGCCTGCCAGACCAGTTCTTTGCTTGCTTATACATAACATCCTGAAAACCACTCGCTGATTTGCCAACATCATGCACAATAGCACAGAAGAGCAGATCCTTCTTCAATTTCTCGCGGTATCCACTATCAAATGGCGCACCATCGGCAATTGAAGATGCTACTTTTGCACAATCCAGCAGATGATTAAAGAGTGTTGTTTTTCCATCACTCTTTGCCATCAATTCCTGCCCACTTGTGGAGATATATAACGTGATCATCGTCCTCGTCGGTTTTTACGTGATATAAATTCGGATTCACAATGATCGAGCCTGTGGGAATAACTTGAAATAATCGAATATTCATGGGGTCTCTTGTCACTCCAGTTTTTTTGTTGTCAAAGAATTCCGGAAGTCTTAGCATCCTACCACCCACGGCCTCTTGTGGAAATGGCATGAGTGTTGTACAGACCTTACCAGATGGCTTTTGCTCCACATCTACCTTTTCAACCCTCTCGATCCATGCTAAATCCTGTGATCTTCCGAAGGTTGGAATCCCAGCAGGTTGCATGAGAATATCAAAGAAATCCATATTATCTAAATATAATTCTAAAACTGGGTACGCATGGAATTCATAGAATCTTATGGATGTTCCTTTGGGGTGGGGTCGCAACCTATCATCTTTAAGTTCAAATCGGTGGGTTGTCTCCATGTCCACACCCAATCCGGCACCAGAAGTACCTTCACCAAAACGATACTCAAAGCCTATCCTAACCTCATCGGGATAAACTTCTCTTCCTGCACAACATCCGATAAATCCAAGCAGTGTAGAGTATGACGGTACTGGGGCACAGAGAGATTTACCGCTCACGATAAGAGGGATCCTAAACGTTGCTGTAATCCCCCTGATTGTAGCATGGATTAGTTTATCCATCTGAAACCCCCCTCTGTCGTGTTATGTCGGTTTGTTTACATTCACTGCGCCGTTTTGTCTCGATCATATCCAAGATGCTTGGAAACAAACGCTTTTGTTATGTTGATCGGTGTATCAACAACAAATCTTGAATCGCCATTGGCGAGTGTACGTATCGTTTTCTCGTTTTCGAGATTAAGATAGCCTTTTCTAATTCCGATATAAATAGGAGTAACCAATCGATCTGCATAGTCTGCTGCGATCTCCTTGAGCGTCTCTACTTTTATGTTTGGTCCATCATGTGATGCTTGATCTGGGTTGTCTTCGAATATATTGTTGAGTATCAGATTGCCACAATCAAGCCCAGCAAGAATTAGTACTTTTGGAGATACGTCTGTTGCAAACGCTGCCTGTTTGGCACCACCTCGCAGAATTGAAATAGCATGTAAAAGCTCTCCTGCGCGAATTTTCGCAGCATTACTATCTGAGAGTTCGTAAATATCCTTCTCTCGCTCTTTCAGTTTACCAGACTCAGTCCCAGGCTTGATGAGTTCTTCACGCAATTCTATGCGGTCACCAACGTTACGAAAAACTCCAGCACGTGTCATATCCAATCCAAATATAGCCTGTAGATTGGTGTTATAGAAGACCGTAGAATATGGAACAGGTGTCCCCTCCTCTAAATGAACGAAACCCTCATCCTTTCCTTTCCATCCAAATTTCCGCAGTGATACTAGAATCGAGGACATAAATGGAGACGCTCTGATCAGTGCCTTAACTTTAATTCTTTGTTGAGTTTCTTCACCACTAGATTCTTCTTCACCACTAGATTCTTCTTCTGCCTTTTTGGTACGCCCTTGTCCTTCCTCAGACCTCATATATCCAAATAGATCGTCCTCAGGATAGTCGATCGGATTCAGCTCTCCTGCTATCTTACTGGTAGTCCCCCTCTCGCTCTGCTTGATGGCATGCAATGTACTCTTTGGCCACTCAGTTTCTTCGATTAACGTGTCCCTCAACCAGCGACGCCATGCCTGCGCTGATACATACGGCACTCGGTACTTTCCATTGGAGAACTGCTTGGGTATAACGCTGGTTCGATCTTCACCAGATGTATCTATGCCGGCACCGTTCAGGAATGCCCCATTAGCCGAAACAAGGAATGTTCCGACTATGTGACTCATTTCTTTGGTTTGTTTCTTTTCTAACATTTTAATTCCCTCCAGTTTGATTATTTTTAGGATTTGTCAGTATATTCTCCTGTAGCTTCCTACGATACAGGTCAGCCAGAGCCAATCTCATCTGAAATAGAAGCTCATATCCAACAAAATTCCCATACTCATCATGGCATAAATCATGCCAGAATATATCCCAATCGTCTGGTCCGAATCCTTCGTGACGTTCGGACAGGTTACACATCACATTTTCAATCCAATAAACGTTTTTTGTGCCCCTCTTGAATTCATCAAGGACATCCTTTTTGAAACGCTTCAATCCACGATCTTCAACGTAGTCGTTGAAGTATAGACGTGCGGCTTCCAGTATCTTCGGATTCATTTTCATAGACTCGCCTTCTATATATTTGTTGTATTCATAATTTGGAATTTCATCACCTAAATGACGAAGGAAATACGTGATTATATTGAACCCTTTGTAACTAACCAGTAGCGGAAATAGTGACTCCACCGGAAAGATGTAAAGGTAATCAGCGATTGATAACTCGCCTCCCTCTACCATCTCAACAATTTTACCCTTCAGAATGTTACGCTTTTTAGTATCTTTGAATACATCTGACTTAATCCACGCCTTTTGTTCCTTTGTATTATCTAGCAGAAGACCTTTAGCTAGTTTTTGTGATGCAACGAGAGTTTTATGTGGTACACCGAGAAGTCGAGTTTGATAGAATGCGAACATCTTAACAGAAGTACCATCATATTTCTTTCGTGGGTATAGTCCAATATAATCTGTTTTGTTGCGAATTGAATTCAATAAATGTTTATCTGGATTCATAATAAATTTATCAGCCATTGTTAGTGATGCAATCTCGCTATCCAGTCCATATCTCGCTGCATCCCAGATGAACCGGACTGCTGCATCTGGTATCTGCATTATATCGCAGCTCGGGCTGGTTCCGGAGTTACTGAAGAGCCATATGTCAAGTTCCGCATTTTTTGGCAGTTCTTCTCTCTTTTGTGCCCGCTGGATTTCTCTAAATCTATAACACAGCCATTCCACAGTTTCGCCGCTCGGTCGTTTTTTACCGATGGTTTCTACCTTCTCTCCGCCGACTGACAATAATCTACGATTCTCATTAACGATCGACGCGATAATATCCTGAACGAACGGCTGATGCGCACCCTCGAACACCATCAGTTTGCCATTTAATAGTCTGGTACCGATTGGAATGTAATTCACAGCGAAAAGGCATCTTGGACAGACATTAAACATTCTCGAAGACGATGGCAGTGCCTGAGCATCGCTACCAAGAGTTCCAATAAGTGGAAAAAAGTCTCTTCCAATGGCGTGGTCGCTCTCTCTATCGTCATCTACCTGTTCATATGCGGCATTGAGATCACATGCAGGAAACTCACCACAGCATTCACACATCCCTAAATTAGGATTTGCATTTTCTATCTGAGCTAGTAGTCCCGATAAAATTGAAATATATTTTCTTTTACGAAATTCCTCATATTTTTCCCCTCTCGGTTGATACAAAGGACCATTATTGCCAAATACCATTGTAAAAGATTTTAATCTAGAATTCCAATCTGCTAAATCATCGCCCGATCCAAATACCCGCTTCACATCACCATGGTCAATCTGAGTAAATGGCTCCTTGCCTGCCAAATGAGCGATAACGGCTTGCCCAGTATCTACAAATGGATTGCCAGTAACTCGATAAATGTAATTTTTCACTCTACGACCTCCTTGTATCCATCCATAAATCACGATAAATCGTCATTTCAATTGTCCGCTCTTTAAGCGCTTCCATCTACGACCCCTGTTTAGATATCATTTGCATTTACCTCGACCTGACGTATTCGACCATGAGCTTCGCAAACGTGTCAAAATCATCCAGCCTGTTGTGCAGGAAATCCTGGAGAATGCCCATATCCACCTCTTCATACATGTGGACCAGGACATTTCTAAAGCCGGCCGCTAATGCAAATTCTTCGGCGAAATCCTTGGGCAAAATAGCGTGCTTTCCAAGGATCAATATCACGCTCTTGTAATCCTCTGGCTTTTCAAACCCCTCGACAGAGATGATGACCTCACCTATATCAAGCGTTGACTCTATCGCCAACTGGAAGTTCCTTTCGATGGCACTTCTTAACTCATAATTTTCTTCCAGTTCTTCCCTTGACACGTTTCTTTTTGACGATAAAAAATCCACATACTTTTTCATCGACCGTAACTTGAGGGATATTTTTTCCTTTTCATCCATAAGCTCACCTAATAGGTGATGCCTTCCTCCATCACCTTTTTCAGGAATATGTCAGAGGCCATCTTTTCATGATATTTCCTGTCCAGATATCCGGATAAAATCCTTTGCTCGACGTCAATTTTTTTCCCTCCTTCCCTTACAAAGAGGGGGGCGTTGCATTTTATTATCTCGTAATTGAGGGAAACGGGTGCATCATTCATTACCACCACATCCACTTTATCCGTTTTTAATAGCGAGACTATCTCGCTGAGGATGTTCAGCATCTCTTCATCCCTCTCCTCTTTGACCAAAGCATCATTGAGATATACTCCTACATCTACATCGCTCAACTTCCCCCTCTCCCCCCGGGCCATAGAGCCGAACAGATACGCAAGTTCAACGCATGAGCGAGCGTTAAATAGCCCTTTAATTTTCTCTAATATAGCTCCCTTGGACACGACAATCAGATCTCCTCTTTTTCAACGTGACCTTAATTTCTCCGTTCTTATCTTATCGCAAACCCCATTGATAAGCCCCTTTTCCCATCATAGATAAGGAAGGTCGCATTCGTCTGGTTTTAGAGTTTCGGCTCACTCGTCATCATCGTTTCTCCTCAAGACCTCCAAACATCCAAAACCCATCGCATTCTTTTCTCCTATGCCGGCGTCGTATGCGAAGTTCAGCAACTCGGGACTTGCTTCCAGATCAAAAGTAATCAGACTGCATCTTCTGGGCGTGGCATTTTCGCCACTGCCTATCAGAATGCGCTTTCCCTTAAAATACCTTACTCTGGTGAGGTGAAAGTGATCTTTTTCTGGGGGTGATCTATTATATTCGGTATAGCGCTCCACCAGATTTTTATGGATATTCTCATGAAATTTGCCGTCTGTCGGGTAGAGGTCCCATTCCTTAAGCTCGCCGTTCTCCTCTCTCAGCGTTTTCACGAATATCGGGCTTATCGCTCTGAAGGTGGAAGGGCTTTTGAGGCTCATCTGCTCCAGGATTTCGATCCTGTTCACGATGAACTTCTGGTCATAAAGGCGGAAATCAGGCTCCTGCAAAAGGCCTTCGGCAAAACTTCTCACAAACTCGACATCTGGAGAGGTAAGAATGAAATAAGCATCCTCAAATGCCAATCCTTTGCGCGATGGCTTGCGATCTTGGATAACCAGATTTGAAAAATTGTAGAACTTGAAGCCCTGATGGGAGTGAGATTCATTCGCTAGCCTAATGTTTCCTAGTGCCAGCTTCCCATATAGCATCGAGGCTAGGGCATATTGATAATCAAAAGGAAGCGATCCTCTTGAGATCTTTCTTACGAATATTTTGGCGCGCATGCAGTTGGGTCAGACCCGATTCTACTACGAAAGAGGATTCCTTAAGAGTTCCGATTTTGCTCGGTCCCTTCCGTCCACATACCAGAATTACTGGTAGCAAGATGAAACTTTCAAAGACCATTAAACGCCAGATCGTATACCCAATTGCCACGCATCTTCCACATCAACGACGGTAACCATGCTCCGCTACTTTACATGCATCTAGGAAAGGTGGAAAATATTAGATATGGCTCAATTGACCTAATCTTTACTTATCCATAATCCATGTATAGTACAGCATTCTCTGGCTGTTATTTTGTCAGCTTTGACAACAAAGGTCGCTTCTGGAAGATCGTTGAATGTCAAGAAATGACGGTAGGCTTTTCCATCGGCAATTACCTGTATCCACCCTATATGATGGCTTTTTTCCATCGGGTGAGGCACTGAGCCTATTTTAACTTTAACTCCGTCTTTTGTTCTTTCTATTACCGGAACATGCTTTTCCTTCCCAACATCTTCTGTCTTTTCTTCAAGCAGCTCCATCGGTTGCCCGCAACACACCAGTTGTCCCACTCCTGCATACAATACTTCTACAATATTCCCACAAACATTGCACCTATAAACCTGCAATCTTTTGGTCGTTTTAAGTCCTCCTTTTTCACCCCTTGCCCCCAATCATTCCAAAGCTTTAAGCCCTTTTTCCGTTATCATATATTTTCCGTGCTCTTCTTTCAAGTATCCCGCTTCCACCAGATCCCTTAATCCACTTCTCACCCTGAAAAGTGGGAGTTTAAGCGTGCTCGCTATCTCCTCTGGTGTGCGAGGGTCTTTCGCTGCCTCTAAAATCTTCTCTCCTAATGCAGTAGGTTTACCATCTGGACTAATGCATGCCATCTTATCACTCATCCAACTTCTTCTTGCAGAAATACCAGTCTTTACAATCGAATCCCTGCTTTAGTCTTTCTTCAGCAGCCTCCTGAGTCGGTGGTGTTGGAACTATTACTGGCTCACCTGGTCTCCAGTTAGCTGGAGTGGCCACATGATGTTTATCTGTTGTTTGTAGTGCATCTATGATTCTCAATATCTCGTCCATGTTCCTGCCCGTCGTCAGTGGATAGTATATCATCGCTCTAAGGATTCCGTCCGGGTCGATCACAAAGACGCATCTTGACGTTTCTGTCTTGCTCTCTCCTGGCATTACCATGCCATAAAGGCTTGCCACCTCTTTATTCAGGTCTGCAATCACTGGAAATGGTATCTTTACACCGAACTTCTCCTCAATGTTTCTGACCCAAGATATGTGGGAATAAACGCTGTCTATGCTCAATCCCATAAGCTGGACATTGCGCGACTGCAACTCATCAAAGATCTCTGCGAATCCTATGAACTCTGTCGTGCATACGGGCGTGAAGTCGGCTGGATGTGAAAACAGTATGAGCCAGCTTCCCTTAAAATCGGAGAGTTTCAGCTTACCTTGTGTTGTTACTGCCTCAAACTCCGGCGCTTTTTCACCCAATCTGGGTAGTCTAACACTTTCTGACTCCTGCTCCCTCTCCATATTCATATTATCATATCACCTCTCTTTAATTCCTACTATTTCATAAAATAAAACATTATCTGTAGTATGGCATTCATGACAACAATTATTCTTTAAGGCATTTGTCCCATTTATTTACTCATTTATTTTTACCCTGATCTTCCGTTTTTCCCTTATAATCC
It includes:
- a CDS encoding desulfoferrodoxin, which encodes MGARGEKGGLKTTKRLQVYRCNVCGNIVEVLYAGVGQLVCCGQPMELLEEKTEDVGKEKHVPVIERTKDGVKVKIGSVPHPMEKSHHIGWIQVIADGKAYRHFLTFNDLPEATFVVKADKITARECCTIHGLWISKD
- a CDS encoding nucleotidyltransferase domain-containing protein, whose product is MSKGAILEKIKGLFNARSCVELAYLFGSMARGERGKLSDVDVGVYLNDALVKEERDEEMLNILSEIVSLLKTDKVDVVVMNDAPVSLNYEIIKCNAPLFVREGGKKIDVEQRILSGYLDRKYHEKMASDIFLKKVMEEGITY
- the cas5 gene encoding CRISPR-associated protein Cas5 yields the protein MDKLIHATIRGITATFRIPLIVSGKSLCAPVPSYSTLLGFIGCCAGREVYPDEVRIGFEYRFGEGTSGAGLGVDMETTHRFELKDDRLRPHPKGTSIRFYEFHAYPVLELYLDNMDFFDILMQPAGIPTFGRSQDLAWIERVEKVDVEQKPSGKVCTTLMPFPQEAVGGRMLRLPEFFDNKKTGVTRDPMNIRLFQVIPTGSIIVNPNLYHVKTDEDDDHVIYLHKWAGIDGKE
- a CDS encoding DevR family CRISPR-associated autoregulator, with amino-acid sequence MLEKKQTKEMSHIVGTFLVSANGAFLNGAGIDTSGEDRTSVIPKQFSNGKYRVPYVSAQAWRRWLRDTLIEETEWPKSTLHAIKQSERGTTSKIAGELNPIDYPEDDLFGYMRSEEGQGRTKKAEEESSGEEESSGEETQQRIKVKALIRASPFMSSILVSLRKFGWKGKDEGFVHLEEGTPVPYSTVFYNTNLQAIFGLDMTRAGVFRNVGDRIELREELIKPGTESGKLKEREKDIYELSDSNAAKIRAGELLHAISILRGGAKQAAFATDVSPKVLILAGLDCGNLILNNIFEDNPDQASHDGPNIKVETLKEIAADYADRLVTPIYIGIRKGYLNLENEKTIRTLANGDSRFVVDTPINITKAFVSKHLGYDRDKTAQ
- a CDS encoding winged helix-turn-helix domain-containing protein encodes the protein MSDKMACISPDGKPTALGEKILEAAKDPRTPEEIASTLKLPLFRVRSGLRDLVEAGYLKEEHGKYMITEKGLKALE
- a CDS encoding peroxiredoxin, translating into MNMEREQESESVRLPRLGEKAPEFEAVTTQGKLKLSDFKGSWLILFSHPADFTPVCTTEFIGFAEIFDELQSRNVQLMGLSIDSVYSHISWVRNIEEKFGVKIPFPVIADLNKEVASLYGMVMPGESKTETSRCVFVIDPDGILRAMIYYPLTTGRNMDEILRIIDALQTTDKHHVATPANWRPGEPVIVPTPPTQEAAEERLKQGFDCKDWYFCKKKLDE
- a CDS encoding DUF86 domain-containing protein; the encoded protein is MDEKEKISLKLRSMKKYVDFLSSKRNVSREELEENYELRSAIERNFQLAIESTLDIGEVIISVEGFEKPEDYKSVILILGKHAILPKDFAEEFALAAGFRNVLVHMYEEVDMGILQDFLHNRLDDFDTFAKLMVEYVRSR
- the cas6 gene encoding CRISPR-associated endoribonuclease Cas6, whose translation is MRAKIFVRKISRGSLPFDYQYALASMLYGKLALGNIRLANESHSHQGFKFYNFSNLVIQDRKPSRKGLAFEDAYFILTSPDVEFVRSFAEGLLQEPDFRLYDQKFIVNRIEILEQMSLKSPSTFRAISPIFVKTLREENGELKEWDLYPTDGKFHENIHKNLVERYTEYNRSPPEKDHFHLTRVRYFKGKRILIGSGENATPRRCSLITFDLEASPELLNFAYDAGIGEKNAMGFGCLEVLRRNDDDE